In the genome of Triticum urartu cultivar G1812 chromosome 5, Tu2.1, whole genome shotgun sequence, one region contains:
- the LOC125507922 gene encoding uncharacterized protein LOC125507922, with the protein MLAPVLGAVGCGRGGLGLARPTLPYSFQSGPEVLEEALEVGMLTGDAGSLHPPGSLAVANMSLSTLSRAIVQVQTSRRRRRRCGKRMGATNLNQRWNQFFSPHSRSWKRLGGLLGEVSKMLICQGFMARLQV; encoded by the exons ATGCTCGCGCCAGTGCTAGGCGCCGTTGGATGCGGACGCGGAGGCTTGGGACTTGCACGCCCTACTCTACCCTACTCCTTCCAATCCGGCCCCGAAGTGCTCGAGGAGGCGCTCGAGGTCGGCATGCTCACCGGCGATGCTGGGTCCCTCCATCCTCCTGGTTCCCTCGCTGTCGCCAACATGAGCCTCTCCACCCTCTCCCGCGCGATCGTCCAGGTCCAg ACTTCccgaaggagaagaaggaggtGCGGAAAGAGGATGGGAGCAACAAATCTGAACCAAAGA TGGAATCAATTTTTTTCGCCCCACAGCAGAAGTTGGAAGAG ATTGGGAGGGCTTTTAGGTGAGGTCAGTAAAATGCTCATTTGCCAAGGCTTCATGGCACGGCTTCAGGTTTAG